The Alkalibaculum bacchi genomic interval AGTAGGACTAATACATAAGGTACCATAGTTATATAAAATCTTCAGTGAACAATGAAAACTGAACATTGAACAGCGAACAGTGCGAGTATACGACTCTTGCTATGCATTTGCTTACCACCTGACCACCTCGCATAAGTTGACTATCTGCCACCCTATGCCTTTTGTCAGAGAATAACTAGTGACTAGTAAATGTTTATGATATAATAAAAAAGATTCTAAAACAGAAAGAGTTGATCTATTTGGGTAATAAGGATTTACCTATTGGGGTCATGGATTCTGGAGTAGGCGGATTGACTGTTGCTAAGGAGTTGATTCGCTTATTGCCTTGCGAGAATGTCATCTATTTTGGTGACTCTAAGAGAATGCCCTACGGAAATAAAACAGAAGAAGAAATTGTATATTTAGCAAATAAGATTATTGAATTTTTAGAAAATATAGGCGTAAAAGGTATCCTTCTTGCCTGTAACACGGTCTCATCTCAGATACACAAATTGAGGAGCAATGTGCCCTTATTTGGCATAATTGAAGCGGGTTGTGAAGCGGCTTTAGATGCTACTGTAAATAGTGAGATTGGCTTAATTGCTACAGTTGCTACAGTAAAAAGCAGCGTATATGAAAGAACACTAGAAAAAATGGACTCAAGTAAAACAATTTTATCCAATGATAGTCGAAAGCTTCCCAAAATTATAAACGATCATTTGGAGCGAAGAGATTTACTAGATATTCACATTAAAGAGTGCATAGACCCTATTCTAGAGAAGGGGAATATAAAAGAACTTATATTAGGTTGTAGTCATTTTCCCATTATTCAAAAAGAAATCCAAGAACTTTACCCTAATCTAGTACTCATTAATCCTGCAAGCAAACAAGTAAAAAAAATCCAGACTTATTTAGAGGAAAAGAACTTTTTACGCCAATGTCAAGATCACACTGTCCAAATATACACCACAAATGGCATAGAAGAGTTTAAGGCAACCCTGAATCGATTGGAGATTGGTGAATATTCACTAGATAAGGTAAAGTTGTTAGAGGGAGATTGAGTACTCGGTTGGACGGTTGGGCGGGAAAAACTTAAAAGTGGGAAGCTGAAGAAAAAACCGCCTTGGGCGAGATAGTGAAAACATAAGATCCTTCGTCGCAAGCTCCTCTAGGATGACTTACGCAGTAGCTAGGGTCAAAAATGTGCCTTTGGCACATAAAGAAGACCCACAGAGCTAGTCTCAGCTAACTGCCTCAGTCATTCTTGAGCGAAGCGAAGAATCTAAAGACCCGCAAAGCGCGACTTAAAAGGAATGCATAAGTTTTA includes:
- the murI gene encoding glutamate racemase → MGNKDLPIGVMDSGVGGLTVAKELIRLLPCENVIYFGDSKRMPYGNKTEEEIVYLANKIIEFLENIGVKGILLACNTVSSQIHKLRSNVPLFGIIEAGCEAALDATVNSEIGLIATVATVKSSVYERTLEKMDSSKTILSNDSRKLPKIINDHLERRDLLDIHIKECIDPILEKGNIKELILGCSHFPIIQKEIQELYPNLVLINPASKQVKKIQTYLEEKNFLRQCQDHTVQIYTTNGIEEFKATLNRLEIGEYSLDKVKLLEGD